The genomic window CTCTTAAAAGAAACACAAAACGCAATGTTTATTAAAGCACCAAAAATTCCGTGATTTAATGAACAAATCGGTATTTGGTTTCCAAAGCGATTTGTTTATAAAGGAAAATATGAAAATTCTATTTGCATCGGAATAATAAAAGATAATAAATATCAAGTAATTTCAATTAATCAAAAAGAAAATGAAACCAAATTAATTAAGGGACAAGAATTATTAAGCTTCTTCATTGCCGGAAAAGAAAACAACAAAAAAGATATAAATTATAACTATTTTAAAGGAGTTTAAAAATGAATATTGCGATTGGAATAATATTTATTATCATTTGCATAATGCTATTGGCATATTTTGCTTATAAAATTTATGCCAAAATAAAAATGCGAATTAAATATAAAAATGCCATTAAAAATAATACTGGTAATTTTACAAAAGATGAAAAAGTGTTTATTGCCAGCTTTGAAGAATGAGTTAAAGCTCCTAATTCAAAAGAAAATAATGAGAATAAAAAATAATGTTTTGAGAAATTATTAAGAAAGAAGGAATATAAAAATGGGAAATAAAACCTCATACTCTGAAGAATTTAAAAAACAAATTGTCATGCTATACAAAAATGGGAAAAGTGTTATTAATTTAGGGAAAGAATATAATTTACCAAAACCAACTATTTATAGTTGAGTTAAAAATTATAATAATTCTGGTTCATTTAAAGCAAAAGACAATCGCGCACTAGAAGAAAATGAAATAATAACTTTACGAAAAGAACTTAAAGACTTAAAAATGGAAAATGACATTTTAAAGCAAGCCGCGCTGATAATGGCCAAAAAATAACAATAATTAATAGCAATAAGAAAAAATATTCGATAAGAAAAATGTGTAAATTATTAAATATTTCAAAATCCAATTACTATTATCAAATTAATAAATACACAAGGAAAATAGTGAATAATTATAATCAAGAAATTATCAGTGCATTTAACGCAAGCCGCCAAGTCTATGGAGCCCGAAAAATCAAAGTAGTATTAGCTCATAAAAGTATTAACCTATCTAGACACAAAATTAGAAACATTATGAAAAACAATAATTTGATATCAAAGTACACAAAAACAAGACTTAAATGCAAAAATATTCAAGTAAATAATGATCCAGTAAATAACATTGTAAACCGAGACTTTAATAATAGAAAAATAAATGAAATTATCGTTAGTGACTTAACTTATATAAAAGTGGGTTTTAAATGATTTTATGTATGTCTCCTAATTGATTTGTATAATCGCGAGATTGTTGGTTATAGTTCCGGACCAAATAAAAATACGGAGTTGGTTTATCAAGCTATTATGCGAATTACTAGACCATTATCAAAAATTGAAATATTTCATACCGACCAAGGTAATGAGTTTAAAAATAATATAATTGATGAAATTTTAATAACCTTTAACATTAAAAGATCATTAAGCAATAAAGGTTGTCCTTATGATAATGCAGTTGCTGAAGCAACTTATAAAGTTTTTAAAACAGAATTTATTAATGGTAGAAAATTCAATGATCTTGCACAATTAGAACTTGAATTATTTGATTACATTAATTGATACAATAATCTTAGAATACATGGCAGTTTAAATTATTTATCTCCAGTTACTTTTAGAAAACAAATGTCTATATAAAAATTGTCCTAAAAAGGGTTCCCAATCCATAGTTAAATCAGCAAAGGTAATATTGTAAATTCACAAATAAATATAATACATTTAAGTTAAGTAAAAATATAAATTAATATATATTAGTGAAAATTTAAAATTTTTTATTGTGTAAAAATTTAATAATATGATAAAATCATGATGAATGAAAATGACAATAACAAGAAAGGTATGGTTAGTTTAGTAATTAAATAATATAGTTGGCTGATTGTTTTACTTCTTCAAAACAATACCTAAGAAAACTAAACGCGACCGGTTTTGCCATTTTTCTAATGATATTAAAGATTTTCGTGTAATATATATATATATAATTGAAAAAATAAAGTAATAAAGGAGTTAAAATAATGAAAATTTTAAATATAATAGCTTTTTCTACATTAATAATATTACCAGTGGTTGGTTGTTCTAAAAAAGCAAATGAACCAGTAGAACAAAAAAATAAAGCTAACAATAAAAAAGATAAAATTTTTAATTTTGAAATCAAGGGCTTAAAAAAAGTAAAATTTCTTATTTTAAAAAATAACAATCAACTTTTTGTAGTTAACATAGATAAAAAAGATAATATCAATTTAAATGAAAAGTTACCAGAAATAAAAGATTTAGACACTTTTACTTTTTGATTTACAAAAGAATTTGAAAATAGTCAAAGTAAACAAAAAAAAATTAAACAACTAATAACTACACACGGACAAAAAATGCCTGACACTCACCATAATATTCCTTATAAAGGAGTTAACAGACCGCATGAAGTTTGAATAATTGATAAAAAAATAACAATTAAAGCACAAGGTACAGAGTTGGATGATTTTAAAGTTAATAACATTATAGACTATATATTACAAGAAACAAATAATTTTGAAATTGAAATTGAAAATCCTTAATAACTAAAAAATCGGGTCTGTACAATTAACTGTACCTCTAAGAATTAACTTAGATTTACTCTGTCTTTAAATTTTACTTCTAAAAAATAATCAGCAACTTTATCAAGGGGATTTTGCTTTTTTGTTCTATTTCTTTGGAAAGTTCAGAATAAAATTATCAAGACAAAAAATTTTGGGCAGGCTTTTTCTACGACCGTAATTACCTTAAACAACTTTTTAATTTTTTCTCTTATCTATAAATTAATAAAAACCAGTAATTAATTAAAATTACTGGTTTGGATATTTTTCTTATTTTTACAATAGACTTGGTGCATAACCTTTAATTTTATCTACTATTTTGATAATATTATTTCCTAGGTGAAGGATAAATGTTAGATAAATACAAAGACGAAAATGAATTTTATTATAGTCTAATAGGCATAAAATGTTATAGTTGTGTGCCAAGTCTAATAAATTAAACTATTTGTTTTAGTTATTAACAGAAAAATTATTTGTAATAAAAAAATTTTGGACAGGCCCAATTATTTAATTTTATTAAATTTTTTTTAATTTTGACTAATATTTTTACTTACTTAAATGTATTATATTTATTTGTGAATTTACAATATTACCTTTACTAATTCAACTATCATCATTTTTATTATTATATTTATTTCATAATGAATTTTTATATATTGGAATAGCAACCCTTTTTAGGACACTTTTTATATAGACTGCCATTTTCTAAATTCAACGGGTGTTAAATAATTTATGTTATTATTTAATTAGCTTTTTATAAAGCAAGAAAGTATCAAAGGAGAAAATTGACTATGAAAAAATTATTAAGTATTTTAGGTGCAGTTAATTTAACTGTAACCGGGGCAGGTAATATTGTTGCTTGTGAGTCAGGAAAACCAAAACAAATTAAAAAATCAAAACCACCACATCAATCAGAAAAACCAGAAGAAAACAAACAAATAACCCTAGTTTCTAATTGAGAAGAAACCAATGGGACAGTTTGAAATTTAATCGCTGATAAAAATAACAATGTTTATGTCGGGACAAGAACTGCTGATTATAGAGGTAATTTGTTTAAATTAACACCGGACGGAACATTATCACCTGTTAATAGTTGAAAAGAAACCAATGGGACAGTTTGAAATTTAATCGCTGATAAAAATAACAATGTTTATGTCGGGACAAGAACTGCTGATTATAGAGGTAATTTGTTTAAATTAACACCGGGTGGAACATTATCACCTGTTAATAGTTGAAAAGAAACCAATGGGACAGTTTGAAGTTTAATCACTGATAAAAATAACAATGTTTATGTCGGAACAAAAACTGCTAATGATAGAGGTAATTTGTTTAAATTAACACCGGGTGGAACATTATCACCTGTTAATAGTTGAAACGAAACCAATGGGACAGTTTGAAGTTTAATCGCTGATAAAAATAACAATGTTTATGTCGGAACAAAAACTGCTAATGATAGAGGTAATTTGTTTAAATTAACACCGGGTGGAACATTATCACCCGTTAATAGTTGAAAAGAAACCAATGGTGAAGCTTGAAGTTTAATCGCTGATAAAAATAACAATGTTTATGTCGGGACAAAAACTACTAGGGGGCAAGATAATTTGTTTAAATTAACACCGGGTGGAACATTATCACCTGTTACTAGTTGAAACGAAACCAATGGGACAGTTTGAAATTTAATCGCTGATAAAAATAACAATGTTTATGCCGGGACATGAACCGCCGGGGGGAAAAGTAATTTGTTTAAATTAACACCGGGTGGAACATTATCACCCGTTAATAGTTGAAAAGAAACCAATGGTGAAGCTTGAAGTTTAATCGTTGATGGAAATAACAATGTTTATGTTGGAACAACAACCGCTGATGATAGAGGTAAATTATTTAAGTCAAGTGATGGAGGAAAAACTTTTGTTTTAGTTACTAGTTGAGATGAAGACAATGGCGAAGTTAAAAGTTTGGTTGCTGATAAAAATAACAACATTTATATTGGAACAAGAATTGAAACTAGTAAAGGTAAATTATTTAAGTTAATTACTTAGAGATATAGTTAATTGGACAGCTCCTATTTTTCTTGTGATAAAATAAGAAATTATTATTTTTTTAATTAATAATGTTAAATTTTATTTTATTCCTAGTCTAGTCAATCAACTTCGCGGTGTTAGTTATAATGACAAAACCCTCATTTTCATTATCTAATATTTCAAAATAATCATTTATTTTTAATAATTTTAGTAATGTTTGCCGGGGGCTTGTTTATTCCTTTTTTAATTACAAATTTTCCCTAATGTTAATACTATGTCAACCATTAAACCTCGTCATTTTTTCTCCTTTATGTTCAGAATAAATTTTACTTTTTGTAAAAAAATATTTCTGATAATTTTATATTTATATTAAAATACAAACTTATTTTATCTTATTTTCTAAAAGATTTTAAACAGGTTCTTAGGCATTATTTTGAAGAAGCAAAACAATCAGCTATTTTTTATATGGTCCAACTTATTGTAACCGATCCACAAATGGTATATAATCATCCTGTAATTAAATAAATAAAAAAAAGAAAACACAAAATTTTGAGGTCATTGTGTTTTCATAGAAAATTATATCAAAAACTTAATGATTTATTTGATTTTTTAACATAATTACCTATGGGGATATCAGCAGTGTGATATTCTCTTTTTATTTATCAGAAGGGAAATAGAAAGTATGAAAAAATTATTACGTTTATTATCAATATCAACTTTATTAACAAGTATTCCTGCTGCTCCGTTGCTTGCTAATGTTAATGCACCTCTGACTCGTGCCAAACGCGATGTCAGTGCATTAACATCTAATTCAAACAACGACTATCTACCACCAACAAAAATTAATATGTCTTATTTTGGTGATGTCGATGATGTTTCATCAATTATGATTGATAAACAAAATAATGTATATTTTGGTGCTGATAAAGGTGCTTTTGTTTTAAAGCGGGGTTCAACAAGACTAACCAAAATTAACGGAATAAATAGTCGTGTTTATTCAGTTGCGATCGATAGTAATTAATAATGTTTATTTTAGAACGCGAGATGAATGGTGCTTATGTTTTAAAACAAGCAGAAACGACAGCAGAACGAATAAATGGTATTAGTGAACATGTTTATTCAGTTGCGATTGATAAACAAAATAATGTATATTTTGGTACAAGTAGCGGGGTATATATTTTAAATCGAGGCAAAATAATCGCAACAAAAATGAATAAAATAAATGATGATATTAAATCTATTTTTATAGATAAACAAGACAATGTTTATTTTGATACAGCTCATGGTTTTTATGTTTTAAAACAAAAGGAAACAATGCCAACCAAAATAAATGGTATAAATGAGCATGTTTAATCAATTGCAATAGATAATAACAACAATGTTTATTTTGGTAGTGATTATGGTGCTTTTGTTTTAAAGCAGGGTTTCAACAACTGTAACACCAATAAAAGGTAGTAGTAAACATGTTTCATCAATTGCGATCAATAACAATAACAATGTTTATTTTGGCGGAGATAATAAATTAAATTATATTACTACTATTTTAGATTGAGTAAAACAACGAAGTCAGTTTAATTTAGTTGATAACAAACAAGACAGTGATTTGAACTCGCCCTGACTTAATTACGGTGGATGGGGAGTTAAATATTGATATTACTAACCCGAACATCGACAAAGTTATCTTTGATAATGTCCAGCAACCACAAACAGCGAAAAAATGAACCATCAATGTTAAACCCGAAATAAGCGAAAGAGATCATAATTTACAAGTATTTTTTACTTTGGGCGGAAAACAATACACGAGTGAAATTACGGTCTCAATGCAAACCAAAATTGACCCACTTAAACCAATTGTCAAAGAAAATCTAGATAAGGTGATTAAATTTGGAAATGATAATAATTTAGGGAATATCTTAGATAACAACGACAGTACTATTAAAGCAAAAATTCAGCAAATTAATTCTCGCATTATTGATTTTTTACAAATTGCAATTGCAAAAAAAGATATTCATTCAGCAACTTTAACCGCAAAACCAGATAGCAAAGGTTACCAAGGTTCAGTTGTTGTTAAATACAATGTTGTACCGGCAACAATTGTTGATTTAAAAATTGACCTACAACCAACAACACCAACACAACAGCACAAGTTGATAAAGATTATGTCGGACAAATTGATCCTAGCGCAATTACAAGCCCAGTTAATACATTCTACTATGTCAATAGTGAAAGTAAAATCACAATGCCTAAACCAACAACAGCAAGTAGTGTCATAACTGGGGTGGTATATGGTTGTGATGAGTAATGAAATAAAACATCACAACATAATTCAATTGATTCAACAAATGGTGTTGTGTTAGATGATTCACAGTTAGCAACAAGTGATGGGAAATATGTTATTGAATTGTCAGATAATTCATTTCATACAAACAACATTTATTTACAAATAGCACCAAAAAAAGTAATCACAAATTATTTTGATACACCAAATGGTAAACAATTTGAACAACGGGCAGAAGATAATGGATATAAAAATATTCGTGGATATCGTGCTAGTCAACTGAATAATTTGTTTGCGTTATCGAAAACTTGAAAACAAAGTTTAACACATTTAAAACTGCAATTAGATAACTTTGTTGTTGATGACATTAAAAATGTTGCGCAAGATGAAATTAATAACTATAAAACAAAACTACTGGATGATGTAAAATCGCAAGTTGAAAAATATGTTCCCGGTGTCATTAGAAAACACCGATTATAAAGTTCTTGCTGATAATCTTGTTGCGGGTGATTGAACTACTAGCAAAGATGTCAAAGTTCAAGCAGTTGATGGTAGTACAAAATTGTTGAGTTTTATCGCTGCAACAATTCCCGCACAACCAAAAGGGCCACCCAGAGCCACTAGTACCAAATATAGAAACAAGCCCCAACGCCCGATAATAAAGATGAGGACAGTAAACTGTGAATTATTGGTGTCGTGGTTGGTGTCTTGGGGTTTGGTGGCATTGTATACTTGCTGTTTCGTAAATTTGTTTTTAATAAATATATCTTGCCGAAAATTTATGCTCGTCGTCAACAAAAAGTAGTTGAACAATGAAAACGCGACACGACCGCGAAGAAGCCGAAGAACTAGCACACAAACAAGCCGAACGCAAACAAAAACAAAACAGCAAAAATGATAACAATAAAGGAGGTGGCGAATAATGGTTCAATTTTTAGCGACAGGCGGCATCAATGATTTACTTAATAAAATTTTAGGTATTTCACAATGCCGATATTAATTTCCGGTGCTGTTGTTTCGGCAATTATTATGATTGGTGTTTATGCTATTGGTGGTAAGGTAAGTTTAACGCCGGTAGCAACAATTGCAAAGAAACAATTAAAAAAGTTCAGGTTAATCCATCTTGTTTATACTTATTAATTCAGCACCTAAATAAGTATTAATTTTAGGCCGCGATATATTTATCTTTAGGTTTGCTTTTATTGCGACCACCACGGTATCAAAGCACGGGTCTTACGGGTCTTACGGCGGTTAAATAAAAACTCCTTCTTATTCTTAATTAAGAATAAGAAGGAGTTTTGAAAATTATTAAATAATAAATTAACTAAAACCCTTGATATTGTCTTTTATTATCAACATTTGATAAATCAATGACTAGCGGTTGATCATCTTTTTGAAGTAACGCTCGAAACACTTGATAAACAATAGTATACATAAAAATTAATTTTATTGTTGCTATAATCTGGCTAAAGAATCCGCGGCTCTCACGACAAAAAATTTGATTTAAATAACCAATAATAATAATAGTATTAACTACAAGAAGAATAAACATTTTAATAAATATAAAAATAATATTAAACCCAATCATTAACTTAGCAAACTGATCATTAACCGATTTTACTGGCACATTTTGTAAGGAATTACTATCTGGCAAATTAACATTTTTTAATTTACTAATTGATAATAAACCCGCCACCCCAAATAATAAGAATGCCACACCAATACTTAAAGTAATAACAAATGTTTGTTTTATATTGACAATTTCACTATTAGCACTTTTTATCAATAGTAAAGCAAAAGCAAAAATTATTAACAGCACACCCGATAAAGCAAAAACGCCTGATTCGTGTAGTGCTATTTTTCTTTTCGCTCTAATACCGGTCTCAATTTTTTTTGACCTAATGAAAGCAACATAAATCCA from Spiroplasma endosymbiont of Agriotes lineatus includes these protein-coding regions:
- a CDS encoding IS3 family transposase (programmed frameshift), which gives rise to MGNKTSYSEEFKKQIVMLYKNGKSVINLGKEYNLPKPTIYSWVKNYNNSGSFKAKDNRALEENEIITLRKELKDLKMENDIFKASRADNGQKITIINSNKKKYSIRKMCKLLNISKSNYYYQINKYTRKIVNNYNQEIISAFNASRQVYGARKIKVVLAHKSINLSRHKIRNIMKNNNLISKYTKTRLKCKNIQVNNDPVNNIVNRDFNNRKINEIIVSDLTYIKVGFKWFYVCLLIDLYNREIVGYSSGPNKNTELVYQAIMRITRPLSKIEIFHTDQGNEFKNNIIDEILITFNIKRSLSNKGCPYDNAVAEATYKVFKTEFINGRKFNDLAQLELELFDYINWYNNLRIHGSLNYLSPVTFRKQMSI
- a CDS encoding lipoprotein, encoding MKKLLSILGAVNLTVTGAGNIVACESGKPKQIKKSKPPHQSEKPEENKQITLVSNWEETNGTVWNLIADKNNNVYVGTRTADYRGNLFKLTPDGTLSPVNSWKETNGTVWNLIADKNNNVYVGTRTADYRGNLFKLTPGGTLSPVNSWKETNGTVWSLITDKNNNVYVGTKTANDRGNLFKLTPGGTLSPVNSWNETNGTVWSLIADKNNNVYVGTKTANDRGNLFKLTPGGTLSPVNSWKETNGEAWSLIADKNNNVYVGTKTTRGQDNLFKLTPGGTLSPVTSWNETNGTVWNLIADKNNNVYAGTWTAGGKSNLFKLTPGGTLSPVNSWKETNGEAWSLIVDGNNNVYVGTTTADDRGKLFKSSDGGKTFVLVTSWDEDNGEVKSLVADKNNNIYIGTRIETSKGKLFKLIT
- a CDS encoding two-component regulator propeller domain-containing protein, which encodes MFILEREMNGAYVLKQAETTAERINGISEHVYSVAIDKQNNVYFGTSSGVYILNRGKIIATKMNKINDDIKSIFIDKQDNVYFDTAHGFYVLKQKETMPTKINGINEHV